In Miscanthus floridulus cultivar M001 chromosome 5, ASM1932011v1, whole genome shotgun sequence, one genomic interval encodes:
- the LOC136451443 gene encoding putative transcription factor bHLH041 isoform X2, with amino-acid sequence MDMDSGSWLHGYATTNASDNNGFMCGYAASSPADLQFMEGEQQQFLISSQIQHHLNQISMRMNMDDEAAVYMSSNDGATTIGMHDPIVERLLDDPHHHAGTYSFPSSSSSSLSLPASTSLSCSPESSSAHILAAPAAAGGCNQQYPEVSSHVPLLPPPPPVVSSYDHQYTNLHAPESPAKTTGAFKHYARHLGPKRPPKPGACGQRMFKTAMSVLSKMHVAERYSQQQYYYQAAAAAAEAVQPPSVNQLQHMFSERKRREKLNDSFHALKAVLPPGSKKDKTSILIRAREYVRLLEAKVAELEEKNKSLESRLTRRDGRRKDGSSGCDDHDSGETTKVQVEITRAVNEELCTLKIAVRSPRLPSSPNMTDVVVRTLQCLKEQIGDGVSLVAMSTSGGGAGLATGVKNASPRAVVLTMQIKSPVTDWEEQPVKDAVAKVVADALTTTKPLPPATATTASCGFGEASQLIISQ; translated from the exons ATGGACATGGATAGCGGCagctggctccatggctacgccaccACCAACGCCAGCGACAACAACGGCTTCATGTGCGGCTACGCTGCCAGCAG CCCTGCAGACCTGCAGTTCATGGAGGGCGAGCAGCAGCAGTTTCTCATCAGCTCGCAGATTCAGCACCACCTCAACCAG ATCAGCATGCGCATGAACATGGACGACGAAGCAGCAGTCTACATGTCTTCCAACGACGGTGCCACCACCATCGGCATGCACGATCCTATCGTGGAACGCCTCCTCGACGACCCGCACCACCACGCCGGCACCTACAGCTTTccttcgtcgtcctcctcctcgctctCGCTGCCTGCCTCTACCTCCCTCTCCTGCAGCCCCGAGAGCTCCTCGGCGCACATCCTCGCCGCGCCGGCAGCGGCCGGCGGCTGCAACCAGCAGTACCCGGAGGTCTCGTCGCACGTGccactactaccaccaccaccacccgtgGTGTCATCTTACGACCACCAGTACACCAACCTTCACGCGCCGGAGTCGCCGGCCAAAACCACTGGTGCGTTCAAGCACTACGCGCGCCACCTTGGGCCGAAGAGGCCGCCGAAGCCCGGCGCGTGTGGGCAGAGGATGTTCAAGACGGCCATGTCGGTGCTGTCCAAGATGCACGTGGCGGAGAGGTACAGCCAGCAGCAGTACTACTAccaggcggcagcggcggctgccGAGGCGGTGCAGCCGCCGTCGGTGAACCAGCTGCAGCACATGTTCTCGGAGCGCAAGCGGCGAGAGAAGCTCAACGATAGCTTCCACGCCCTCAAGGCCGTCCTTCCGCCTGGTTCCAAA AAGGACAAGACGTCGATACTGATCAGGGCAAGGGAGTACGTGAGGTTGCTGGAGGCCAAGGTGGCCGAGCTCGAGGAGAAGAACAAGTCGCTCGAGTCGCGGCTGACCCGCCGGGACGGCCGCCGCAAGGACGGCAGCAGTGGCTGCGACGACCACGACTCCGGCGAGACGACGAAGGTGCAGGTCGAGATAACCAGGGCGGTGAACGAAGAACTCTGCACGCTGAAGATAGCGGTGAGGTCGCCGCGGCTGCCGTCGTCGCCAAACATGACGGACGTGGTGGTCCGGACACTGCAGTGCCTGAAAGAGCAGATCGGGGATGGCGTCAGCCTGGTGGCAATgagcaccagcggcggcggcgctgggctTGCTACCGGAGTGAAGAACGCCTCTCCACGAGCTGTTGTCCTGACGATGCAAATCAAG TCGCCGGTAACCGACTGGGAGGAGCAGCCGGTCAAGGACGCCGTGGCGAAGGTCGTCGCCGACGCGCTGACGACGACGAAGCCACTGCCACCCGCGACGGCCACCACCGCCAGCTGCGGCTTCGGCGAGGCTTCTCAACTCATCATCAGCCAATAA
- the LOC136451443 gene encoding putative transcription factor bHLH041 isoform X1, with protein MDMDSGSWLHGYATTNASDNNGFMCGYAASSCSPADLQFMEGEQQQFLISSQIQHHLNQISMRMNMDDEAAVYMSSNDGATTIGMHDPIVERLLDDPHHHAGTYSFPSSSSSSLSLPASTSLSCSPESSSAHILAAPAAAGGCNQQYPEVSSHVPLLPPPPPVVSSYDHQYTNLHAPESPAKTTGAFKHYARHLGPKRPPKPGACGQRMFKTAMSVLSKMHVAERYSQQQYYYQAAAAAAEAVQPPSVNQLQHMFSERKRREKLNDSFHALKAVLPPGSKKDKTSILIRAREYVRLLEAKVAELEEKNKSLESRLTRRDGRRKDGSSGCDDHDSGETTKVQVEITRAVNEELCTLKIAVRSPRLPSSPNMTDVVVRTLQCLKEQIGDGVSLVAMSTSGGGAGLATGVKNASPRAVVLTMQIKSPVTDWEEQPVKDAVAKVVADALTTTKPLPPATATTASCGFGEASQLIISQ; from the exons ATGGACATGGATAGCGGCagctggctccatggctacgccaccACCAACGCCAGCGACAACAACGGCTTCATGTGCGGCTACGCTGCCAGCAG CTGCAGCCCTGCAGACCTGCAGTTCATGGAGGGCGAGCAGCAGCAGTTTCTCATCAGCTCGCAGATTCAGCACCACCTCAACCAG ATCAGCATGCGCATGAACATGGACGACGAAGCAGCAGTCTACATGTCTTCCAACGACGGTGCCACCACCATCGGCATGCACGATCCTATCGTGGAACGCCTCCTCGACGACCCGCACCACCACGCCGGCACCTACAGCTTTccttcgtcgtcctcctcctcgctctCGCTGCCTGCCTCTACCTCCCTCTCCTGCAGCCCCGAGAGCTCCTCGGCGCACATCCTCGCCGCGCCGGCAGCGGCCGGCGGCTGCAACCAGCAGTACCCGGAGGTCTCGTCGCACGTGccactactaccaccaccaccacccgtgGTGTCATCTTACGACCACCAGTACACCAACCTTCACGCGCCGGAGTCGCCGGCCAAAACCACTGGTGCGTTCAAGCACTACGCGCGCCACCTTGGGCCGAAGAGGCCGCCGAAGCCCGGCGCGTGTGGGCAGAGGATGTTCAAGACGGCCATGTCGGTGCTGTCCAAGATGCACGTGGCGGAGAGGTACAGCCAGCAGCAGTACTACTAccaggcggcagcggcggctgccGAGGCGGTGCAGCCGCCGTCGGTGAACCAGCTGCAGCACATGTTCTCGGAGCGCAAGCGGCGAGAGAAGCTCAACGATAGCTTCCACGCCCTCAAGGCCGTCCTTCCGCCTGGTTCCAAA AAGGACAAGACGTCGATACTGATCAGGGCAAGGGAGTACGTGAGGTTGCTGGAGGCCAAGGTGGCCGAGCTCGAGGAGAAGAACAAGTCGCTCGAGTCGCGGCTGACCCGCCGGGACGGCCGCCGCAAGGACGGCAGCAGTGGCTGCGACGACCACGACTCCGGCGAGACGACGAAGGTGCAGGTCGAGATAACCAGGGCGGTGAACGAAGAACTCTGCACGCTGAAGATAGCGGTGAGGTCGCCGCGGCTGCCGTCGTCGCCAAACATGACGGACGTGGTGGTCCGGACACTGCAGTGCCTGAAAGAGCAGATCGGGGATGGCGTCAGCCTGGTGGCAATgagcaccagcggcggcggcgctgggctTGCTACCGGAGTGAAGAACGCCTCTCCACGAGCTGTTGTCCTGACGATGCAAATCAAG TCGCCGGTAACCGACTGGGAGGAGCAGCCGGTCAAGGACGCCGTGGCGAAGGTCGTCGCCGACGCGCTGACGACGACGAAGCCACTGCCACCCGCGACGGCCACCACCGCCAGCTGCGGCTTCGGCGAGGCTTCTCAACTCATCATCAGCCAATAA